A genome region from Purpureocillium takamizusanense chromosome 8, complete sequence includes the following:
- a CDS encoding uncharacterized protein (COG:H~EggNog:ENOG503P5DQ), with amino-acid sequence MGIKIRPATLHDVPAVARLVLAALADESPWRAFVPRKAQGRADLVEYAEAALRSLVRPAAAAADSGDDGCFLVLELSGTDVGCRDGGPLVVAAVAWDAPAPESRLRRPSKMSGVDDDTTTTTTTTTTTSSAAYDEATFADAPSSVAGLVQAMARGKTQRFLGHDPCLHLLLLATRPDYQQRGYGKALAAKAVRLAQQQRLTVCLQSAARGYILFSGLGFADFGPVALPADPNKGGEELMLKAMMLSQERAQRPGSWMESLLRHASR; translated from the exons ATGGGCATCAAGATCCGTCCGGCCACCCTCCATGacgtccccgccgtcgcccggctcgtcctcgcggccctgGCGGACGAGTCCCCCTGGCGCGCCTTTGTCCCACGCAAGGCGCAGGGCCGTGCCGACCTGGTTGAGTatgccgaggccgcgctgAGGAGCCTCGTCCgccctgccgcggcggcagctgactcgggcgacgacggctgctTCCTGGTTCTGGAGTTGTCCGGCACCGACGTCGGCTGCCGTGACGGCGGcccactcgtcgtcgccgccgtcgcgtgGGACGCCCCGGCTCCTGAAtcgcgcctccgccgcccatcaAAGATGagtggcgtcgacgatgaca CCACCAcgactaccaccaccaccaccaccacaagcTCCGCTGCgtacgacgaggccacgTTCGCAGACGCCcccagcagcgtcgcgggTCTCGtgcaggccatggccaggggCAAGACGCAGCGCTTCCTTGGCCATGACCCGTGCCTCCACCTGCTTCTGCTCGCCACCCGCCCAGACTACCAGCAGCGTGGTTACGGCAAGGCCTTGGCAGCCAAGGCCGTCAGactcgcccagcagcagcgcttGACCGTGTGCCTGCAGTCGGCGGCCAGGGGCTACATCCTGTTCTCGGGCCTGGGCTTCGCCGACTTTGGGCCCGTGGCCCTGCCCGCCGATCCCAACAAGGGTGGCGAGGAACTGAtgctcaaggccatgatgCTCAGCCAGGAGCGCGCCCAGAGGCCAGGGTCGTGGATGGAGTCGCTGCTTCGACATGCCTCGCGTTGA